GTGCCTCGTATGTGTCAAAGTTCCCTGCGTCTAACGCCTGTCTTTCATATGAACTCGGGGCAGTGTGTGTATCAGCTCTCTGATAATCATCGCGACATGAACTGCAACCCAACCTACCTCCTCTTATTATCACTCAATACTAAAACAACACCATCCGCACTCGCTTCTTTTGCTCAACAGTTGGACTTTGGTACTACTCACCTACACACTTACGAATTTCCATTGAACTTCATCTCTCAGCTTCACCAAGCGGCCGGTTTAGAACCATCCAACCGCTGTATCTGCTCGAATGGTGACAGTGGCCTTACCTGTATGGAGGCTTATCGAGCGGATTGAGTCTGATAAAGCCTCAATACATTAGTCGTGGCCAGCCAACGTCCGTTGAGCTCTCATGTGGAGTACGCTCGCTGCACCATTACGGTGCGCATCCAGCTGCCTACCGCTAATCGCAGGAGTCGTATGGCGGTGTGCGTTCTCTTACTCGGCTAGTGGCACTCATTAAAATTATTTCACGAGCTTATCTTCTCTGCAGCGTTCGCCTACGTAAATCAATGAATCCTTACTTCTTGTTTACCGTGGAAATATCCCCGGAGCGTGGTAAGTCTGGCTGGGGAAGATAGCAGCAATTCTTACTGGCAGCCTTAGGAACCCTGTTCGTATGGGCTGACAAGCAACCTTCTGACCGGCCTCAATCACATCACTTTTGCAGGTGAAGAAATCGTGCCTAGCACTTCCAGTTCGGTTTTCAACTGCGACATGTGCCCCGCTTCTTTCTCGACGAGAGACTTCCTGAACAGGCACCGACGCTACGGGCACGCACGAAGGAATGCAAAGGGGCAGCAGTCATCGCAAAGTGGGTAAGCTGTTGCGCAATCGGACCAACATCGTTCGGTAGGAAAGCGCGAGCATTCACACGTACAATACTATTGTTCTGCTTGGAAGGTGGGCACTAAGAACTCGTGGGAGTAATGGTATCGTGCAGCAAAGCTTCATTCCGTCGAAAAATACCCAAAGATTTCACGCGTCTAGACGTCGGAGACTCTTTTCGAACCTTCCCTGTTTTTGCTGACCATCGCTGCAGCTCATGGCTGTGCTGCAGTGTAGCCGAAATGCTAACACACAACACGACAGGCGTAGAACGAATCAGCTTAAAGGGTACCCTTTGTAGTAAACGTACAGATTTGCTTGTGCCAACACCTGTTCGACACAAAAATTTGCCAAGAATTAAGAAGCTGCACATAGAAGTATGGAAATCACATACTTATGTGGAAACATATGTGATGCAAAGTTTTCGTGACGCGTTTACATAGCCAGACGCGATGTATATGGCCTTTACCTTTACGTATATGGACTTCCATccatcataatcattatcatgAGCTTATTTTCATGTCGactgcaggaccaaggcctctcccagcgatattGAATTACTCCTCTCTTGCGCTAGCTCATTTCAACttctgcctgcaaatttcctcatttcagcCCCACCTCATTTTCTGCCGTCATCAACTGTGTTCCTTCCctaggcacccattctgtaactcttattGATTACACTTAAACTACCCTTCGCCTTACATAACATGCTCAGATTCATTTTGTTCTCTTATGTCTAGTAGAATATCGACTGTCTACGCTTGCGCTTTGATCCGCATCGCTCTCTTTTTGTCTTCTAACGTTATGCATACCATTTaacgttccatcgctctttgcgttgTCTTcatttgttctcgagcttctttgttagcttGAAACCTTGTGTCGAATATTTTAGCACTGGTTCAATCCAATGACAGTACAGTTTCATATTCAACAACAGTGGTAACAGTCTACCCAGGATTAGGTACGCCAGCCATATGCACTCAAACGCAGCTTTATTCTTCGCCAAATTCCCTTtgcatgatcagggtctcctgtgagtgaTCTACCTAGATGAACACATTCCTGCAAAGAatctggaggctgactggcgatcatgaattcttgttccatCACAAGGATATTTAGCATTACCTTTGTTTTCTGCGTAAATAATCTGCAACATTATTGTCATAATTTCTTGGTTCAAGGAccgcaatcatttgttgcaattcatctccAGTGTAGCATAACAGGATAATATCACCTAGAATTATGCAAATGAAACACGCATATTgtgatattcgccgttgatcttcaTTACAAAACCTTTCCTGTCTAATAGCATTAATGATTTATTTAAGCATAAATAACTACTATTGCAGAGATTTTTGTGTCTTTGCCTGGCCCATGTCTTGATAGGCAATTTGCTGCTTTTCTTACTGTGGACCAACGTAGCTGTGAAATGTTTGTATATGTTTCCGAAGATATTGATGTATACCTCATGTACTCGttcattacgcaatgcctccatgactactggtatctcaaCTGAATCGAAGGCAGTTTTATAATCTATGAAAGcgatatagagaggttgattgtagtCTGCACATTTCTGAATTATCTGAGTGACGACAGATTTTATTCATAGCAGATAAGCCCTTTtggaagccagcctgttctcttggttgattgatgAGAAGCGTTTGCATGATTCTATGGAAAATTATCTTGATGAATATTTTACACAATACTGagactaatgggcctataatgcttcaattctttaacgtcaccTTTGTTATGGATTACTATAagttcggcattcttccagctctctggtataCTTAAAATCATAGGGAATTGCGTATAaaaggccgcaagcttttcaaacaTGATATAACCTCCTTCCTTCTTCAAATAGACTGTTAACCCATCTTCTCCTGCTCCATTTCCCGGGTCATCTTGCAAACCATTCGAACTTCATCGCTACATGTACTAAATGTTTCAGCGAACTCTTTCAAAAAATTCTTAAGCGTTGTCTGTGGCAGGTAGCGCAATTCCTGTTGACTAGGTGGTCTACTGGAAGCCGCGGAGACTACTTGCACAAAGCATTGCAATGCATAATTGGTTAACTACAAAAATATTGCAAATTAAGTTTTAAGTATTACCTtatggtccatattgcaatttacgaactaTATTGATGGAGTTCGCAAGGGGGATTCAGTTGGAACAAAGTCTggggatggcaccagtttcgagatattaattcccgaattTCGCAGAGTAATAAGTTGGCCTTCCAGTTGCTTTTGTTCTGATATGCATGAttcgacgttttgttaagaaaataactggaacgctcaACGCATTTATCCGTAAAATGCGgcaaataatatctcgaaactggcgccaTCCTGTGAATTCGTCCCAAGCAGATGCTCCTTGCGAAtttcacggctagaatttgtaaattgcaatacgggccTCACATCAATTAGTTAGAAACATAAGTTGtgaatttttcttaattagtcaattatgctttcatttttttgcaaGTTATGACCGCCTCTTGTAGTAGactagctcatgaactagaattgtcaTATCTATGGCAGGCAAGctttaaaaaatttgaaagtgttcgtccAAACACCCGGTATCATGAGCCTCTGTAttcctgttcatcactacttcgaatgaaggtaacGTGGTAGCTCTGGGTGCATTCAGGTCACTATATAATTTTTCGCCTGGTTTTACTATATCATCAAAAttgcttatctttcactgcacGTATTTTGCCTTGTCCTATTCCACGTTGTCTTCTGATGGATTTCATGCTGCAGCAATTTTTTGCCGCGTGCTCAAATTTTCCACACATTATAACTTCGAATATCGCTTGCTTTCTTCTTGTGGATCAGTTTGGACCCTTCTCTGAATTCCATCTTATGCCTCGAGTGAAATATTACATGTATTGCGGTTTCCTTGCTAGGCCACttgttacttggaagagcttaTCTACATGTTTCCTTGGTGCcttacttcccacttcaattACTGTTTCTAAATTAatcctagttatggtttcattacATCCATGTTATCTTCATCTTTATGTTCTAAAGCTTCATATTTGTTTCCAAGTACGAGCCTCGATTCGTCTGCCTtcacccttactgcgtctaggttggacTGTTTCTTCTTCAATAATTTTATTCGTTATCTATCAAATTGAGAGACATCCTAGACCTAGCTAACATGTGGTTTCtccctttaccctacctattgCTGCTACGTCTTGCATTTTGCTAGGATAGTTTCTCCATTCGGGCTTTTCCAGGAGGTCAACTTCCTCTTAGCGTGCTTCCTGAAGAAGATATTAATTATTCGAACTCAACCAAAATATCTCCGCTACTGTTCCTAGAATCGGCACACTAGCTGAAATTTAGGTGTGCCCCATTCTGTTTTTAGCCACTTTTCCATTGAAGTCGTCCTTCACTACAGCATACTGAGTTTCGCATACTCCTGATTGCTAATTCAAAATCTTCATAAAGCTGTGCTATTTCTTCATCGTTATAATTGACGATGGGAGCGCGGGATTGTCCTACGTTTTCTCTACATCTCCTATTTAGCTTGATTACAacgactgctaccctctcattattgctgtagatAGAAATCATCAATGTTGCCTACTCTGTCCATATGAATTGTAAATCGTACACCGTGTTCGTGCTTATCTGGAAGAGCTGTGCAGCAGATTACGTGGCCATTAGTTAGCATATTATAAGCCTCACAAGTTCTTCGGGCCACACTAAGACCAATAACTTGGCAGGCAATATCTGGACGAGAATATTACGCTGCTGTGCTGAACGGCATGTGTGGAGCCGAAATAACATAAGCGCCATCACTTACAAAAGTTGTCTTCCCGTAAATCGAAATGTTCTAACATTAACTTTATAGTTACTATTACCTAGCTAGCATGTACTAACTGATGAGAGACATCATAGGGCCTCGTTCCGCGTCAGTTCTCTTGATGCTGCAGGAGAAGTTATGATGTATGCATTTGTGGTATTTTTTTCCACCACAACACTacataaataaagaaaacctACTCTGATGTCTTTTGTTTATATCCAGCACCAGATTCGGTGATGTGATGACCTTTGCGGACTTCATTAGTCTCGGTTTCACAGCTCTTCATAGATGTTTGAGCGAACATATGGACGCGAATATTGGATACAGTAATAACTGTTTTACGCACCAGTCCTTCTTCAGTTCTGTGCCGCTTCAGGTTCCTAGTTAGTGAATATGTCTAGCATAAGTTGTCACAAAACATGTCGATACCACCGCCTCACACAGCAGAAGAAATGGGCTTTGTTCCAATCAATAGCAAGCTTTTGCCACGATCTTATATAAACTTTGTTAAAATTGACATCTGCACAAGTTGACATCTGCACAATGCGAAGCATGCTTGGTTGGGAACAGGTGGATTTTGGGTGTCAAATGAGTGTTATCCACCAAACGTGTACTGATCTTGCGATGTATGCATTGCGTCGTTCTGCTCTCTGTctgcctgtctctctctctctctctcgctatatatatatatatatatatatctatataaatatatatacatatatatatgtatatatatattttactctACGGATTGTCTTAGGGAGTAtggtcatcatcagcctggttacgccaactgcagggcaaaggcctctcccatacttctccaactaccccggtcatgtactaattgtggccatgtccctgcaaacgtcttaatgtcatccgcccacctaactttctgccgccccctgctacgcttcccttcgcttggaatccagtccgtgacccttaatgaccatcggttatcttccctcctcattacatgtccggcccatgcccatttctttttcttgatttcaactaagacgtcatttacccacttttgttccctcacccaatctgctcatttcttattccttaacgttacacccatcattcttctttccacagctggttgcgtcgtcctcaatttcagcagaacccttttcgtaagcctccatgtttctgccccatacgtgagtactggtaacacacagctcctatacacttttctcttgagggatagtggcaacctgctgttcatgatttgagaatgcctgccaaacgcaccccagtccattcttattcttctggttattttagtctcatgatccggatccgtggtcactacctgccctaagtagatgtattcccttaccacttccagtgcctcgctacctatcgtaaactgctgttttcttccgagactgttaaacgtttctttagttttctacagattaattttcagacccacctttctgcttcgcctctccaggtcagtgagcatgcattgcaattggtctcctgagttactaagccaggcaatatcatcagggaatcgcaagttgctaaggtattctccatcaacttttatacccaattcttcccactccaggtctctgaatacctcctgtaaacatgctgtgaatagcattggagaaatcgtaccttcctgtctgacgcctttctttattgtgattttgttgctttctttgtggaggattacggtggctgtggaaccgctatagatatcttccagtgtctttacatatggctcatctacaccctgattccgtagtgccttcatgactgctgaggtttcgactgaatcaaatgctttttcgtaatcaatgaaggctatatataagggttggttatattccgcacatttctctatcacctgattgatagtgcgaatatggtctattgttgagcagcctttacggaatcctgcttggtcctttgcttgacagaagtctaaggtattcctgattctattagcgattaccttactaaatactttgtaggcaacggacaggaaactgatcggtcaataattttGCAAGTCTTGGCGttccttttcttatggattaggaatatgttagcgttcttccaaaattctggttcgttcgaggtcatgaggcatagtgtatatagggtggccagtctttctagggcaatgttcccaccatccttgaacaaatctgctgttacctgatcctccccagctgccttccccctttgcatagctcgcaaggcgttctttacttcttccggcgttacttgtgggatttcaagttcctctagactattctctctcacaatatcgtcgtgggtgctactggtacagtataaatctctatagaactcctcagccacttgaactatctcatccatataagTAACGATATTGACGGcgttgtctcttaatgcatacatttgattcttgcctattcctagtttcttcttcactgcttttaggcttcctccgttcctgtgagcctgttcaattctatccatattatagttccttatgtcagctgccttacgtttgctgattaacttcgaaagttctgccagttcaattctagctgtagggttagaggctttcatacattggcgtttcttgatcagatctttcgtctcctgcgatagcttactgctctcctgtctaacggagttaccaccgacttctattgcgcactccttaatggtgcccataagattgttcatcgcttcaacactgaggtcctcttcctgagttaaagccgaatacctgttctgtagctttatccggaattcctctagtttccctcttaccgccaactcattgatcgacttcttatgcaccagtttcttccgttccctcctcaagtcaaggctaattcgagttgttaccatcatatggtcactgcagcgcaccttgccgagcacgtctacatcttgtatgatgccacggttcgcgcagagtatgaagtcgatttcatttccagtctcaccattcgggctcctgcacgtccactttcggttaacCAGCTTGCGGGAAAAGGTATTttttatccgcatattattttgttctgcaaactctactaataactctcccctgctatctctagagcctatgccatattcccccactgacatgtctccagcctgcttcttgcctagcctggcattgaagtcgcccatcagtgtagtgtattttgttttgactttacccatcgccgattccacgtcttcataaaagctttcgacttcgtggtcatcatgactggatgtaggggcgtagacttgtactaccttcaatttgtacctcttattaagtttcacaacaagacctgccaccctctcgttaatgctgtagaattcctgtatgttaccagctatatccttattaatcaggaatccgactcctagttctcgtctctccgctaagccccggtagcacaggacgtgcccgctttttagcactgtatatgcttcttttgtcctcgtaaCCTCACTGAGcactattatatcccatttactaccctctaattcctccaataacactgctagactcgcctcaccagataacgttctaacgttaaacgttgccaggttcagattccaatggcggcctgtccggagccaggtattcttagcaccatctgctgcgtgacagatctgaccgccgccgtggtcagttgcttcgcggctgctggagactgagggccggggtttgattgttgtattcatataggaggttgtgaccaagtactgcactagggtggccaatcctgctctggtgagagagtgcgtcaccggttctggtcaccgggatcaggccgcactccaggcctgtttgtgcaattttctcagcacaaggttttttttttaaattttccggtggagaactgcgcggcaccgggatttgaagcACGGTCCTCTATGGTATGGTAATCGTCGCTAAGTTCTTCACTGAGTACCTTCTACTGTACTGTATGTTGTACTGCAGGGTCGGCACACTAAAACGCCAATTTACACGTAAGAGCGCTGGAAGAGGCGCATGAGAATGGTTTGCGTTAAACCGTGCTTTGCACAGCCCCCTGCGACTGCCTCCTGCTGAACACACCCCAATCGGCATATGTATGTGAGGTTCAAATTTTCGGAAGTTTCGTCCCCGTTTCCAAGACAAATAACCTCTTTTTGCTGGCACGATGATTTCGGATATAGTATACATTGTCGGGGCCTGCTCCTGGAGTCTCTCCTGAGGATCAGTTTGTCCGTTCACAGGATGGCCTCCCAAGAAGAGACCAAGGAGAAGGCACCCTTCGTGTGCGACATCTGCAAGAGGAGCTTCGCGCGCCGAAACGCCCGCACCTCCCACGTGAGGATCCACGCCAGGACGGGGTACGAGTGTCCGGACTGCGGCCGCCGCTTCTCGAACTCGTCCCACCTGTCCCGCCACCGGCGGACGCACTTGGGAGAGACGGAGAACTTCCTGTGTCCGGAGTGCTGGGCGGGCTTCGCCAGGAAGGACGTGATGCAGAGGCACATGCTCTCGCACACCGGAGAGAGGCCGTACGCGTGTCGAGTCTGCGGCGACATGTTCACTCAGCGCGTGAGCGCCCGGAGGCACGAGAAGAACTCCCACGGCGTGGAGTGACCCGGCCGCTTAGCGCGGCGCCTTTGGCGAGTCGGCAAACGGCGGCGAATCAAAGCGACCGCAGAAAGGACTGCCAGCTCAGTGCCGGGTCAAAAGACTGGCAGCGATCTGTATCGAGAGATAAAACATATTGCACTGGTCTTAGTCAATGATGCCGGAAGGTAAATATAGATAAGACAGCGAAATCAAATAGAGACTCGACGTAAGAAAAAATAGAATAAGAACGAGAAACTGGCATTAAATTGCCATTGGTGGACCGGACATGAGGATGCGAAGAAAATTGTCAACCTGAAATTACGTTTAGGACGAGGCTACCCACTGTACCTATGAGTTAGTGTACTTAGCGTAGTGAATGGTTTAGCTAGGAAGCGGTGGCTACAGACTCTGAAATGACTGAGTTTATGGGAGTCTTGGTTTTTGTAATCTCCCAATCAGGCTACTTTTGAAGCACAAGAAAGCAAGTGTGTAACACTATAAGAAGCGTTATTCTAATTTCGATAGACTATCGAGCAAGGGAGCGGTCAGATGACGTCACATGTCTAAAAATAATAGATATGTGTTGCTTTCTCCGGCAGGATCAACCAATGCAGTTATGTTGAGGGTGAACATCTTTTACAAATAGATGCCCGGACGGAAATTAGAAAAACACTTAAGTGAAATATAGTGTTGTGCATCCTATTAGAAATTCCGGCCTGTTTTCACTATACACATACACTTAGTTTAAATTTCCCTACTGCTGAGCTAAAGACATTTCACAAGATCACAATTTTGCATGAGACGCAGCAAGTTGAGAGCCTTTTCAAGAAAATTCGTTTAGAAAAACATCAAATTCATTCGGACTTTGTATTCATGGGCTATATTTGCTGGACCTCGAAGCATTGCACACCCAGAATCAAGTCGAACTCGCAGGTTTAAAACTCACCCGCACTTTGAATCAGCTGGTGAATGAAATCGTTTCGAGTgtcacactctaaaaacagttgtaCCCtatggggtgtatatttgccacacagcaataatcgtcatctgtcttgtcagcatttcctttctttaacgcggcgagcccggtacattccagtaacgaacggcgtgcgcgttatcagcatgacatagcattcccgacaggaaagtaacgagcgcagtgttttcaagaaaggaaatgcgggaaaAACAGATGGCAactgttgttgtgtggcaaatatacactacAAAGAGTGTAAACTTTCCTTAAAGTGCAGATCAAATCTTATTTTGAGtcaaatatatatgtataattgTGTACTGCCGTCAAAGTTAGTGTCCTAGAGAGGTTAGTCTGCTAGTGTGCATAGACGTGCCTGGAAAGGAGTACAGATATTGCATTATGTTAAAAGGTGCAAATCGTTCTCTTAGCTGATGTTGTCAGTGGCTCTTTTTGTGCATTTCTGTGACGCTCCATGCGTGAAAACCCATAACGTCCGTTTTCTGCACACATATGCATGCTCTAATAATATGAATGGTGATCATTTTaacacaaaagttttttttttttttttttgctggtgtcCACCATCAACTCACTGTAGCGGATGTGACGACAGTGCGCACGCATAATATATGCTCTCATAATATAGCCGTGAAGCGAAATGCATCGCCACTCTAAAGAACCTTGATAGTGAGCGCTTCCGTACTCTCAGTGGAGCAGCGGCTCCAACGGGATGTACGTTGGTTTAGGCGTTGTAGGCATTCTGCTTaggtgacgacgcagtttccgcaGATCCTTTGTCTTTCGCGTCCCTACAGCCTGCGATGCTACATTGTTTAAACAGGCGGACATTAAAATGCGAGAAATCAAAATAGGCATTGAAATAACTCATACATTTGACTACTTCTTGATTACTTtatagcacatattgcaatacacgAATTGTATTTTGCAGGACGCGTCTATTTGAATGAAGTTCCAGGATGACGCCTGATGCGAGAtacttattttttattcatttcaatACCCTGAAGGCCCTAGGGGGCATTACATCCGGGGGGGACCTCATGTGAGTACATAAATATCATTTATAAAGAATAGAAATCGAAGACAAGAATCCCAGTGTGGATAGAAATACATCAGCGTTCAGTTACCTTTCTGCTTCAATGCAGAACACATTGCGATGTTAAAAAAGTGGACCAATAGTAAATGTTTACGGCGAGTTTATTGGCGCATATCTgcaaactggtgccatcctggaaATTTGTTCCAAATGGATACGCCTGACAAACTCTCCGGCTAGAATTCattaattgcaatatgtgccgcaaatgTTTCACTTCAGAAGGTAATTAGTGAATAATCGGTAAATATTTAAATAGTGATTACCATTTTTCTTGCATGGCCGCATCTCTGAAGAATATAGCTCAAGAGAGAGACATAGGGAGAAATTTATTTAGAGTTAGATTATCTGCAACACGCGGTATTGACAAATTTTATAAAACTTAAGAACAATGGTATCCATTGTCACCGCGcgtacatagacgagggacaaaaaaccATGGAATACCATGCAATACCATGGaaataccatggaataccaactagcccgtacccaaaccttccTCAAGGAAGAATCACCACGTctatatatataagtatatatagatatatcataatcctcatcatcatcagcctggttacgactactgcagggcaaatgcctctcctttacttctccaactacatcggtcatgtactaattgtggccatgttgtccctccaaacttcttaatcttatccgcccacctaactttctgccgccccctgctacgcttcccctcccttggaatccagtccgtaacccttaatgaccatcggttatcttccctcctcattacatgtccggcccatgcccatttctttttcttgattttaactaagatgtcatttacccgcgtttgttccctcacccaatctgctcttttcttatcccttaacgttacacctatcattcttctttccatggctcgttgcg
The nucleotide sequence above comes from Dermacentor andersoni chromosome 10, qqDerAnde1_hic_scaffold, whole genome shotgun sequence. Encoded proteins:
- the LOC126543859 gene encoding uncharacterized protein; its protein translation is MSSVQGSPELRRRLSDKETSHSDISCIAVTDTCSVTIETSEEIVPSTSSSVFNCDMCPASFSTRDFLNRHRRYGHARRNAKGQQSSQSGMASQEETKEKAPFVCDICKRSFARRNARTSHVRIHARTGYECPDCGRRFSNSSHLSRHRRTHLGETENFLCPECWAGFARKDVMQRHMLSHTGERPYACRVCGDMFTQRVSARRHEKNSHGVE